The Longimicrobiales bacterium DNA window GGCCGGGGACTTCCCCGGCCCGCTTCACGTTGCTGGTCATGCACGGTAGCCGCCCCTGCTGCGGCCACCGGCCTGCTCACCCGCTGATGCTCGGGTTGTTGAAGCGCTCGACGTCCGGCAGCGGCAGGCACGTCGTGTTGCCGTAGCTGCCACCCTTGACCGGGTACTCCGTCCCCGGTGCGGGAACCAGCGGAAGCTCGAAGCGGTGGATGTCGTGCATCCGGAAGCCCTCGACGAACAGCTCCCGGCGGCGCTCCTCCACGATCAGGTTCCGGATCGATGCGGCATCCGTGGCACCGGTGTACGCCGGGATCCCGTGCGGTGCACGCAGCGCGTTGATGATGTCCACGGCATCCTGCCCGCCCTGCGCTTCCGCCAGGATGAGCTGCGCCTCCTCGTAGCGCGCGATCGGAATCGGTGAGTCGTAGCCCGTGTACTTGAGCTGGATCCACGCGATCTGGCCGTCCGATGCACGCAGCCCGCTGTCCACCGTGAGCGAGCGCGGATCCTCGACGCCCTCCGTCGTGAGGTTGCGCGACTGCTCCTCAATGGTGTAGTTGCGCGCCTGCACATTGGAGTGGAAGACGCGGTTGTAGCGGCGCGTTTCCGAGCTCGAGGCGGATGCTTCGAGCACGAATCCGGCCGGCACCAGTGCGGCAGCACTCGCCGCGCCTGCCGTATTGCCCTGGTAGAGTCGGACCCGCGCCAGCCCCACGTTGGCCGCGTGCTGATAGCTCGGGATGCCGGCCTGCGTCGCCAGCGTGAGTGCCGTACCGAACCGGTTCTCCGCTTCCGCGAAGAGCTGCTGGTTCGTGATCTCCGGACCCTCGTCGAGTGCGGCCGAGCACATCGCCATGCCGAGCTGCGACAGGCTGAAGCCAGCGTACAGTGCACTCGCGGCCATCAGCGAGTCCCGCTTCGCGACCTGGTCATCCGTGAAGGTCTGGAGCGCACGGAACGCATTGTCGGCCGACCAGCGCGCGACCGACAGCGGGCTGTAGATGCCCGGCCCCTGCGCCGACGTACAGCCGGACGTGCCGTAGATGCTGCCCGGCTGCGTATTGGCGTCACGCCGGTCATACGGCCACTGCGCCGCGCCGAGCTGCGCGTCGGAGAACTCGTCGGAGATGATGCCGGTCACCATGATGGCGGCGCCCAGCGCACACTCGAAGTTGCCGATCGCGCCGTTCACGAGCAGCGCCGCTGCCTCGGGCGATTCGAGGTTCTCTGCTGGCAACACACCCGGTGCGGACACGTCCAGCCACCTGTCCGTATCACAGGCGGTCGTCAGGAACATGGCAAACGTGCTCACGGCCAGGACCCTCCGAGAGGCGCCCCGAGCGAGCCATTGATTGCGCTTCGTCATCGTCACGTCTCCTCAGAAGCTGACGCGGAAGGTGGTCACGAATGTCGCGAGCTGCGGCAGGTTGCTCTGCTCCAGGCCTACGTTGCCGCCCTCGAGGAACTGGTTCTCCGGGTCGAGACCCGTGTAGCCCGTCCACGTGTGCAGGTTGCGTGCGGCCACATTGATCGAGCCGGCCCGCGCACCCATGCGGCTCATGATGGACTGCGGCACGTTGTACTGGAGCGATACCTCGCGCAGCTTCGCGAAGCTCGCATCATTGATCACGAACGAGGACAGCGTACCGTTGCTGCGAACCATGGCGATGCGCGCCGGGTCATACCGTTCCGGGTACATGTTCTCGAGACAGAGCGAGAACACCTGGCAGCGCGCACGCAGGTTGTTGTCATACTTGCGGTAACCCGTCTTGACGTCCACCAGCGCGTAGAACGTGAGCGCATCGAAGAAGCGCAGGCTGGTCGAGACCGAACCCTCGAACGCCGGCGTCGTGCGACCCAGGTAGATCCGGGGCGCGACCACCTGTCCGGCCTCGTTGTAGCACGCGACCACGCCGCCCGAGCCGTCGTCGCACATGACGTTGGACACGGTGTTCGTCTCGGGGTCGTAATCCGCACTGACGACCCGCTCACGGAACCAGGAGCGCGGCGCGTAGCCGACCCGGTGCTGCGTGCTGCCCAGGACGATCGTGGTGTCGCCGCCGACCAGCTTCGTGACCTTTGCGCCGTTCGTGGCCGCAGTGAGAGTGGCATCCCAGGCGAAGTTGTCGCGCTGCATGAGCTGCATGCGGAGCAGCGCCTCGACGCCCTGGTTGACGATCTCGCCCGCGTTGACGTAGCGGGATGCGGTGAACCCGGAGGACGGTGCGGACGGCCGCAGCAGGATCGCGTCGGTGGTCCGCTTGTTATAGTACGTGAACTCGAGGCCGACCCGGTCGTCCCACAGGCCGGCATCGAAGCCGGCTTCGATCTCGTGACCTCGCTCCGGCCCCAGCTCGGAGTTGCCGACCGTCGAGGGCGTGACCGCGGGCGTATCGAACGGACCCGTGATCGCCGCGTAGGTACGCAGCGCCGAGAACGACAGCGGCTGCTGGCCCGACTGGCCGTAGGCGAGTCGCAGCTTGAAGGCATCGATGAAGTCCGGCAGACGCTCACCGATCGCAGGCTCCTCGTTCAGCACCCACGACAGGCTCGCCTTCGGGTAGACGACCCAGTCCAGGTCGGAGCCGAATGCGCTGTTGTTGTCGATGCGCGCGGCCGCGGTCACGAACAGCCGGCTGTTCAGGCCGAACTGCTGCTGCGCGTACACGCCCAGCGTGTTGTTGTCGAGGTAGTCATCGTCCGTGTACGTCTTGCGCGCCGTCGTACCGACCGTCTCGAGGCCCGGTGCGGCGAACTCGTTGCCCTGCACACCGATGAACTCGATCCGCTTCTGGTAGTACTGCAGGCCGAACGACGTCGCCGACGAGATGCTCTCGCTCAGGCTCGTGTTGACCGTCGCGGCATAGTCGAACGTGTTGTTGTAATGGGTGCGACGGGTCTGGTACTTGTAGCCGAGGCTGGTCGTGGGCCCGAGGAAGTACAGCATCGTATCAGCCGCCGGCGAGATGCGCGGCTGGTACTCCTCGTTCTGCTCGGCCGTGAAGTCCGTGCCCACCGTCAGCCGCTGCGTCAGCCACGGGAAGGTCTTCCAGTTGGCCGTCACGCTGCCCGTCAGGCGATCGATCCCCTGCGTGGCATCGAACACGTAGTAGCGCTCCGGCGGCGCACTCTGGAAGCCGCGCGTGAAGCCGCAGCCATACGGCGATGTCGCCGTGCAGTTCTCGCCCAGGAACCTCGGGTTCGAGAACACCGCACCCCACATCGCACCACCGCAGCCACCCTCGCACGACATCTGCATGTCGTTCTGCACGTAGCCGACACTCACCGAGATGTCGACGTTCTCGTGCGGCAGGATCTGCAGGTTCGCACGCGTGCTGACCTGTTCCTTCCAGTTGTTGCGCTCCGCACCCTCGGCGTCCTCCATGTCGAAGCCGAGATAGTAGCGCAGCGACTCCGCACCGCCCGACACGCTCGCGCTGTACTCCTGGACGCGGCCCGTACGGAAAATCGGACGACCCGCATCCGACTCACGCTGCGTGATGTTCAGCGACTGCACCTCGCCGTCCGGCCCACGCCAGTAGTTCACCGGCATACGGCCTTCCGGATTCATGAACCAGTTCGCGCCCTGCGACGTCGACAGCGTGTAGCGGGTGCCACCCGGCGCACCCTTCTTCGTGATGATGTTGATCACACCACGCGACGCTTCCGTGCCGTACAGCGTCGCGGCGGCCGGGCCCTTCAGGATCTCGATGCTCTCGATGTCGTCTTCGCTGAAGTCGTTCAGGCGGGAGGC harbors:
- a CDS encoding RagB/SusD family nutrient uptake outer membrane protein is translated as MSTFAMFLTTACDTDRWLDVSAPGVLPAENLESPEAAALLVNGAIGNFECALGAAIMVTGIISDEFSDAQLGAAQWPYDRRDANTQPGSIYGTSGCTSAQGPGIYSPLSVARWSADNAFRALQTFTDDQVAKRDSLMAASALYAGFSLSQLGMAMCSAALDEGPEITNQQLFAEAENRFGTALTLATQAGIPSYQHAANVGLARVRLYQGNTAGAASAAALVPAGFVLEASASSSETRRYNRVFHSNVQARNYTIEEQSRNLTTEGVEDPRSLTVDSGLRASDGQIAWIQLKYTGYDSPIPIARYEEAQLILAEAQGGQDAVDIINALRAPHGIPAYTGATDAASIRNLIVEERRRELFVEGFRMHDIHRFELPLVPAPGTEYPVKGGSYGNTTCLPLPDVERFNNPSISG
- a CDS encoding SusC/RagA family TonB-linked outer membrane protein, which gives rise to MRQKGQPPARGWTRLRRSLSPGLCWTVAALLALAAPAEAQSGSVIGTVVSSGSLRPLSGAQVFAAGTDRGTVTDANGRFALTGLTGAQVTVNVVMLGYRDASVTVAVGTSDLRIELAESALALDQIVVTGQVGGTQRRAVGNSVASVNAAEAVEIAPINSVQELINGRAPGVVIMPGTGMVGSGSVVRVRGTSTFSLSGDPLIYVDGVRVLNETGSGISIQAFGSGVASRLNDFSEDDIESIEILKGPAAATLYGTEASRGVINIITKKGAPGGTRYTLSTSQGANWFMNPEGRMPVNYWRGPDGEVQSLNITQRESDAGRPIFRTGRVQEYSASVSGGAESLRYYLGFDMEDAEGAERNNWKEQVSTRANLQILPHENVDISVSVGYVQNDMQMSCEGGCGGAMWGAVFSNPRFLGENCTATSPYGCGFTRGFQSAPPERYYVFDATQGIDRLTGSVTANWKTFPWLTQRLTVGTDFTAEQNEEYQPRISPAADTMLYFLGPTTSLGYKYQTRRTHYNNTFDYAATVNTSLSESISSATSFGLQYYQKRIEFIGVQGNEFAAPGLETVGTTARKTYTDDDYLDNNTLGVYAQQQFGLNSRLFVTAAARIDNNSAFGSDLDWVVYPKASLSWVLNEEPAIGERLPDFIDAFKLRLAYGQSGQQPLSFSALRTYAAITGPFDTPAVTPSTVGNSELGPERGHEIEAGFDAGLWDDRVGLEFTYYNKRTTDAILLRPSAPSSGFTASRYVNAGEIVNQGVEALLRMQLMQRDNFAWDATLTAATNGAKVTKLVGGDTTIVLGSTQHRVGYAPRSWFRERVVSADYDPETNTVSNVMCDDGSGGVVACYNEAGQVVAPRIYLGRTTPAFEGSVSTSLRFFDALTFYALVDVKTGYRKYDNNLRARCQVFSLCLENMYPERYDPARIAMVRSNGTLSSFVINDASFAKLREVSLQYNVPQSIMSRMGARAGSINVAARNLHTWTGYTGLDPENQFLEGGNVGLEQSNLPQLATFVTTFRVSF